The DNA region tatttatttatatttttccttctccACTTTAGTTTTCTAGTTTTCTCTTTTAAAGTTTTACAAGGAAGGCCCATTCTAGTGTGTacctttttaaataaatttaacagtatgtttCAAGCAGTGTAGTGTCTGTGGACCCCTATTTAGGAACTCAATGATGACACTCAGTTGAGGTGAAAGCATTTTTAGGTAATGCACTATCACAGATATGTCTGTGATTCAGAGATTGAAATAGTTGAGGTGCGTCCACActgtcgaacaatgtccgacggacaaacattgttaccaattaacaattgtctgccggtctttaccttgtgagcagagtaaaagcattggctaacaacctcatctggtaccactgtttgtacccagatctacttccatcgtttcaacgcttatgacgtcatcctgcttcgcctgtgATATGGTAACAAGGTTTGTCCGtcagacattgttcgaccgtgtggacgcacctttaaatTCTCAAGTGTGATTGTAGTACACATTCTGTTCTCATGGAAATTGTATTGCAAAATATTTGGCTGTGTTAATGTATGCAAGGACAACATGGTAGGCCAAAGTACTTGACACTGCATTGACAATCAATATAGAACTGACACCTGTGGTTGTAGCTTTAAATCTCATATTATATAAAGGCTGCAGAGAGGAACAAGTTATAAGAGAAGGTATTCATAAATGAGGGAATACTACATGTTCAAGAATGCTTATCAAAAACCATCAGTATTAATGTCCCTTTTGGGATTGTGATATGAAGCACTAGTGTCTTGAGTAACCTTACAGAAAGATGATTGTCACCTTTCTGGTTCAAAGAAAGCTAAATGTGGTGTAGTACTGCCTATGTCCTATTCCAGTCAGGTAGGAGGACAGATTATATTAAAACTGGACTGAGAATTGGGAAAATGAGAAGAATCTGATCATGTTTCTTCCTacggaaatatttacaaatttttagTCGATACATCTCAGACCTCTAAATAACAAACTCAGGAACATAACTAGTATTTACAaagtccaattttttttattaatataaacttCACAACTACAAAAATGACTTTAGCTAGAAAATCATTATTATACAACAGGAATTACCTtactaaattaaatataatttcatccTGTGATAAAAGCCACTCtacttacaatatttacaaaatgcTTGCTTCTGTAACTTACATATTAAAAGCCATATCTGGCTGATGTCTGCGCTCGTCTGGGAGTGCCTATTTCGTACACCTGCTGACGATGGGAAGACTCCTCCCTTCTCTGCTTTTCCTCGGCTCGAATCTTCAGAGTCTGCTGTGCCCTGTCCATCTCGGCTTCCATAGCTGCTTTGTGGGCCATTGCCATGCGTCTTTTCTCGATACGTGATGCCCCGCCCTCGTTGATGCTGTAAAACTTGTCACCAACTTCTGCCAGCCAACTGCCCTCGACCGCTGTGACGCACTGCATGTATTCCTTGCTGGTCATGACCAATTCGTGGTACACTATGTAGTCCGGGGTATAACCCATGCCAAACAATgctgatgttggatggagatggCAAGGAGTTCCCGTCCTAAGATTGACGTACTCCCCAATACCTTTGAGGCGACACGCTTGGTGGAAGTAGGCTGCACAAATGCACTTCCGCACCAGGTCTTCGTCCATGCCACAACTCACCAACTCGAGTTTCTGCTGTTCCATGATGTCGTGGAGCTGTTGCCTCACTTCGCGGACCTTTTTCAAAGCTTTGAAGTGCAGGAAGTGCTTATTGCACCAGTTCATTGAATACTTCTGGGTGCGCCACTGGCGATAAATGTTGAGATAAGTCAGGTGATCTGACTCGGGTACTTGAAACTTCTCGCGCATGGCATCGGCTTCCTCTTCGCGACCCTTTGGGCGGTAAAACAGTGCAGGTACCGATAACATAGATACAATGGTTAGAATTTCTTCAGAGCACCCCATATCTACCCCTGCTAACAACATCTTCGACAGTGCTGGATCCAAGGGAAATTCTACCATGGCACGGCCCAACTTGGTGAGAACACCCGTGTTGTCTAAAGCACCTAGGGTCCACAACTGGTACTGTGAGTTCAGTAAGTTATCCTGGGGAGGGGGGTCCATAAAATGAAACTTCAGTAGGTCCTCAACACCAAGGGACTTGAGCAGAAGCACAACATTTGCCAGGTTTGTCCTCTGGATTTCGGGGACAGTTGTTGCCAAGAGTTCATCTTTATACTGTCTTTCTGTGTACAAACGATAACACATGCCGGGCCCTGTCCTACCTGCTCGTCCGAGCCGTTGATTGGCATTGGCTTGGGACACTGGATACACCTGCAAGCCATCCATACCCACTCTTGGATTGAACACTTTTAGCTTGCAGTAGCCTGAATCAACCACATACTTTATACCATCAACAGTTAAGGAGGTTTCCGCAATGTTAGTAGCCACGACACACTTGCGTAGACCGTTAGGAGCTCGTTGAAAGATCTTGGCCTGGAGATCAGATGGCAGCTGTGAATATATGGGAAGGACAGCCAGCTGTGGAGCATTGTCAATTTCATCCAACTTTTCAACAATCAGTTCACAGGTGACTTCAATGTCCTCCTGACCTGGCATGAAGACAAGAATGTCTCCTTCGTCTGCTTGGAGGTGAATCTGCAGCGCTTGCTTGACTGCCGCTTCGACGTAGTCTTCGACAGCATTACGAGAGAAGAATAATTCCACTGGGAATGTGCGTCCGGGAATTGTGAAGACGGGAACTTCACCAAAGAACGTTGCAAATTTTTGTGCATCCATTGTGGCCGATGTCACGATCAGTTTCAGATCCTGCCTCCTGGCAACTACCTCACGAAGCAGTCCAAACAACACGTCCGTACTGAGTGACCTTTCGTGAGCTTCGTCCATGATGACGGCGCTGTAATTATCCAGGTCACTTTCCCTCAAGCACTCTCTAAGCAAGATACCATCAGTCATGTACTTGATGATTGTTTCCTCAGTGGTGCAGTCTTCAAAACGGATGGCATAACCAACCTCTTTGCCCAGATGTGTCCCCATTTCATCTGAAACTCTCTTGGCCACAGACATGGCAGCAACACGTCTGGGTTGGGTACACCCGATGATTCCGTGCTCACTGTAGCCATCTTCATGTAAATACTGAGTTAGCTGAGTTGTTTTTCCACTGCCTGTTTCTCCAACGATAATGACGACTGAATTTTCTCTAATGATACGCAACAGTTCTTCTCTTACGGCAAAGACGGGAAGATACTGTCTCTGCTGTTTGACAGTTTTCTTCAGAGCAAATTCACTGCTTGCCTCGCCGGTATTCTTCATGTGTTCGGCAAACTTCTGGTCTGCTTTGTAATCAGTCTCTCCCTCTTCTATGTTTCTGTCGTCTCTTTCGTCTTCCTTCTTGACTCCGATGAGGTCCCCTAGCTGAGTTCCAGCAAGTTCCCATTCCTTTTTTGCtgcctttcttctttctctctgttcACGCCGACCCTTCACAACTGCCGAGCCTTTCCTTGACACAATTGCCATGTCAGAAGTTGAGTCCTTGACGGGAATCACTGGTTCTGGCTGTTTGGTGAAGACAATTCTGCCATCTAAAAATGGAGGAACAATGTTGTGGACCAATATATGAACTCTGTTTGTGAATTCCTCTTCAAAATCTTCATCGTAATCAATCTTCTGGACTACACCACTGGTTAACATCCTGTTGGTTTCCCAGAGTTCATTATCTTTGTGAATCTGTCTTTGCTTGGCACTCATTTTTCTCTTGTTCTTTTCCACTTTCTCGGTTTTTCTCTTCTCGTACTCTGCCGAGACATCTGAGAACGGATTGTTGGTGTCGTCGTAGCCCTGATCCATGTCGTACCACTGACGATCcagtctcttctcctcttcctcccatcGCTCTCTTTCCTCATCGTCCTCAAACTCCATCTCTCCTTTGTTGCGTCTCTCAGACATCCAGACGTTGTCTTTATAAGATGGCGTTGGCAGAGGTGTTTTATCGCTCAGTTGGTGCCCCTTCCTACCcggtgaatttctctctcttatGGATCTACTTGAACTTCTGATGGACCAGTCTGGATCACGGGATTTATGGTGCACTGATGGAGTTGGCATATCCCAGGAAGATGTCTTAGAGGGAGTGTTATCGTCGTCGTCCCATGACGAATGCGATGGAGTGTCTTTCACGCCTGGTATACGTGGAGTTTCAGGGGCATCTGAAAATCTAGGCGTTCTGCCAGATCTCTCGGACCAGTCGTGTCCGGCAGATCTTTCTGAAAAGTCACCCCTGTCAGACCGAGCACTGAAATCATTTCGTCTCCTCTCACTTCTGTCATTTTCCCTCCTTTCACTCCGATCgttctctctcctgtctctcctGTCATAGTCTCTTCTCTCCGATCTGTCGTATCTGCGTCTGTCACCTCTGTCTCTGGAGTATTTATAATCCCTCTCTCGCCTGTCTCTGTCCTTACGATCGTCATTAGAGCTTCTTCTCCCTTCTTGCTCTCTGTCATTTTTTGATGAGGCATGAACATACTTATCTTTCTGTTTTCTCTGCTTTTCCATCATTCTACTCTGTATATCTCTATTAACACCACCAGTGTATGTTGGTGTTTCATCGTACCTGGCTCGGTATTCCCTGTCTTTTGGCTTCTCCGGTTTGGTTTTGTTCTCATATTCTTCCTCGCCATCACTTTCACTGTCACTTGAGGACGAAGAACTGTGCTTACTCTTTGCCTTCTTCTGCTTCTCGAGGTCTTCATCTTCTCGTATTTTCCTCTTCAGGGCAGCTAATTTATCCAGTCCCAGTAAGGACCCCCTTACAGGTATGGCTGGCTTCTTGAATGTATCATCACCGTCTTCTTTCTTAGTCTTGCGGATGATGAGGCCCCCTCCTCCGCCAGACGAGCCCTCCAAGATATGTGACATTCCCTGAACGAATGAAAAAGTAattactattaaaaataaaaaatttaaagaacaaagcacaaacaaaaaaaatttaatgttactAATAAATGCCAGAACATAGGTCATCATGATGTTTTGGAAATTCAAATAGCAACCTAAGTATGGATATCCCTTACAAAAacgattttcatgaattttttaaaatgaattttttaaaatgaatcttACCTCTCTATCATGATAACTATATTTCCCATGTCAGGTGGAAGGACAATAGtgtaagaaaagtaaaaaattaataagtcgTTTAGTCTGAAGTGTCTATTCATCCATCCCTTTTGGGTGGTTGAGCGTCTACAGTTTTCCACTCATTTTGTTGTCAGCCTACAAGGACTCATCGGAGAGTGTTTATGTAATTTTGTTGATTAGATCATTATCTGAATTTGGTTTGGgttttcttgtgttttatatttgtcattataTAGGAAATCTTCCAAAGAGAAGAAAGACAATTCGTTTCCAGTCTGCAGACCCAGCTTTACTCTTCAGTTTGCTATGGTCACACCCAACGTGTTAAATGTAGGAAGAACAATTGCTAGATCATCGTACTGGTTGGTCAGATGAAATAATGAAGTTATTTAAAGTATAGGCAgataagaataagaagacagaAAAAGATTTTTCTAACTCTAGGACAGGAAGTGAGGTTAGGAGTAAGTTTCTCATTTTTCCTCAACCTTCCAAACAGCAGCTCTTGCGGCTCTCCCTGTTTCCCTAGTAATGCTTCTCCTTCAAAATCTTCTCCTGAAAGGGCCCCCTGTATTGTTCAGGTTATGAGGTTTGGTAATTAGTAGCGATGTAGTCTTAAGGCTACTTGCTACTTCATTGGCCCAATTATGTACGTATTATTCATCCTTTTTCGAACTTGAAGTCTTATCCTCTGTCATCATCTTTCGTGATCCCCAGCCTGTCCTCTTTGATATCATATGGGAAAGAAACTTCCCTATGTCCAGTCAGagctcttgtatatatatatatatgtaagggacAATGGAAATCAAGCAAAATATCAACATCCTTGCCAAAGAAATGTTTGCTgccttttttaaatgtttgtgttgtttatgtttatgatatttactGTTTAACCCTTTAAccccgattggacgtattaaacgtcgatataaattgtcagttgggtgctgattggacgtatggtacgttgatataaatttttttttttttaaattcgcagaaaaatagttataggcctactaggcgaaaacttttgaatcacgcaccttgggggatgctgggagctcacggatcaaggcgttgttttgtttacaatcgttacgcaggtgcacaagtgcgaatttctttcttatcgcactaaaaagtatcagtgacacatttcagaaattatttcatcactttgacataatttttgcaccattttatattagccgttacatggagtattatatatgaaaatgtgcacaatttcatgtagaatataacaataaacaactcatggttgtagcttttatcagttttgaaatattttcatataaataacgataagtgccaaaatttcaaccttcggtcaactttgactaccgaaatggtcgaaaaacgctattgtaagctaaaactcttatattctagtaatattcaatcatttaccttcatttggcaacaaattgaaagtctctagcacaatatttcgatttatggtgaatttatgaaaaaaactttttccttacgtccgcgcggtaactcttccgaaaaaatcataaattttttcatccgattgtcgtaatgtttgcaccattttaaattagccgttgcataaagttttacatatagaaatgtgcgcaatttcatgtagaatacaacaaaaaacaccccatggttgtagctcttatcagttttgaaatattttcatacaaataatgataagtgccaaaatttcaaccttcggtcaattttgactcgaccaaaatggtcaaaaaacgcaattgtaagctaaaactattacattctagtaatattcaatcatttacctttatttttcaacaaattggaagtctctaacacaatatttctattcatggtgaatttaagaaataaactttttccttatgtccgcgcggtaactcttccaaaaaaatcataaattttttcgtccgattgtcgtaatgtttgcaccattttaaattagccgttacataaagttttataaatgaaaatgtgcgcaattttatgtagaatacaacaaaaaacaacctatggttgtagcttttatcagttttgaaatattttcatataaataatgataaatagaaaaaatttgtccttcggtcaactttaactcgaccgaaatggtcgaaaaaaactgcaattgtaagctacaacacttacagtctagtaatattcaatcaattaccttcatttggcaacaaacgggaagtctctagcacaatatttcgatttatggtgaaattttgaaaacagcttttttttacgtccgcgtgttacgaattcatgcatcattttgtgatagtattttctctgtgttgccttaattgttttacaatatgttatataccaaaatgattgcaatttagtgtacaatacaacaggaaaaaaaattaactcattagctttaacagttttgctcacagcgcgatttggatacaattatatatgatattttgttttcgctctatcatatatcccattatttatatatgataatgatatttttttcatttctgatggttgcatactaaacttcacgcaatgacaaaaaaagcagccaaaaatgaaatcttaatcttgaaaaccaaacgtgctgtgattttttgaaaaaaaatttttttccgcttcggcgctcactcccagaccctgccggcatacgggaaacgatttttattataccccttcggcgttaaagggttaagatgTTATGTTCACTCTCAAGAGGCATAATGATAGCTAATGAATTATAGGGATGCAGTAGTAGGCTGAAAATTCACCAAAGGCTTATGCTTATATGATAAATTGGAGTGTATGCGGCTTATGGAGTTGGGGCTAATGTAAGCAGGCCCAgcagatattttgttgtgaaAATAATCTATGGTAAATGACTGAGCAGCGGCATAGCAGCCACCGATCCCAGAATGCAACCACCTTCctaaaaaagtacttgaattcgctgctaagagcatcagtcaagagtcgTAGCCCATCCTGACAGCAAAACCGAGACCTCGACGTTCCTCTTGAAGtaaatgttttctcctaaattacgaaataatggcataattgaAGTACTTTAATGGGAAGAGGCCAAGTTCCAAGAGAGGTAGCCGCTACGTCACGATTTGGTCATTTGCCCTAACCTGACTTAACTTTATAGGCTTAGCCTTGAATACCGTGTCCTAAGCTAgcctgggggaggggagggggtaccGTCTTTAAACCCAATTCATGAACCCCCtactctaggttaggttaggctacgTAGGTATAGCTATGGCCTATGCATAGGTTAGGCCTGTTCGTCTACTAAGCacttaattacttacatttttcaacttATAAACTTAAATAAGACATGAATATATGttattaatgctaataataataataatataaagcctGCCGCATCCCACATAAGAAAAGCCATTAGGGGTCACGGGCCACAACTTGACTGCCACATACTAGGTATCTCAATTAAATATCGATCCAGGACCAATAATACATTACAAAGTATCAGATCATTCAACGAAAAGGTCGTATTTTCCATCCTCACCTAAATATGTCGATATTTCCATGAACTAGattaaaagaacgaaaaaaacgtTAGCTTCCTGGAACGTAGTTTGCTTGTGTCGCTATCTGATGCAGCCATTGAGGCGGCGGCGGAATGCAGACTCAGTATTATCTCTCcactatttttacttatttatgagcctttttcaaggaaaaaatgattgaaatattattaaaagatacaaatatgattatataaaactatattgtacatacaaataattatataaacatcAAATACGATTAATTCTTACgataat from Macrobrachium nipponense isolate FS-2020 chromosome 36, ASM1510439v2, whole genome shotgun sequence includes:
- the LOC135203697 gene encoding pre-mRNA-splicing factor ATP-dependent RNA helicase PRP16-like, whose translation is MSHILEGSSGGGGGLIIRKTKKEDGDDTFKKPAIPVRGSLLGLDKLAALKRKIREDEDLEKQKKAKSKHSSSSSSDSESDGEEEYENKTKPEKPKDREYRARYDETPTYTGGVNRDIQSRMMEKQRKQKDKYVHASSKNDREQEGRRSSNDDRKDRDRRERDYKYSRDRGDRRRYDRSERRDYDRRDRRENDRSERRENDRSERRRNDFSARSDRGDFSERSAGHDWSERSGRTPRFSDAPETPRIPGVKDTPSHSSWDDDDNTPSKTSSWDMPTPSVHHKSRDPDWSIRSSSRSIRERNSPGRKGHQLSDKTPLPTPSYKDNVWMSERRNKGEMEFEDDEERERWEEEEKRLDRQWYDMDQGYDDTNNPFSDVSAEYEKRKTEKVEKNKRKMSAKQRQIHKDNELWETNRMLTSGVVQKIDYDEDFEEEFTNRVHILVHNIVPPFLDGRIVFTKQPEPVIPVKDSTSDMAIVSRKGSAVVKGRREQRERRKAAKKEWELAGTQLGDLIGVKKEDERDDRNIEEGETDYKADQKFAEHMKNTGEASSEFALKKTVKQQRQYLPVFAVREELLRIIRENSVVIIVGETGSGKTTQLTQYLHEDGYSEHGIIGCTQPRRVAAMSVAKRVSDEMGTHLGKEVGYAIRFEDCTTEETIIKYMTDGILLRECLRESDLDNYSAVIMDEAHERSLSTDVLFGLLREVVARRQDLKLIVTSATMDAQKFATFFGEVPVFTIPGRTFPVELFFSRNAVEDYVEAAVKQALQIHLQADEGDILVFMPGQEDIEVTCELIVEKLDEIDNAPQLAVLPIYSQLPSDLQAKIFQRAPNGLRKCVVATNIAETSLTVDGIKYVVDSGYCKLKVFNPRVGMDGLQVYPVSQANANQRLGRAGRTGPGMCYRLYTERQYKDELLATTVPEIQRTNLANVVLLLKSLGVEDLLKFHFMDPPPQDNLLNSQYQLWTLGALDNTGVLTKLGRAMVEFPLDPALSKMLLAGVDMGCSEEILTIVSMLSVPALFYRPKGREEEADAMREKFQVPESDHLTYLNIYRQWRTQKYSMNWCNKHFLHFKALKKVREVRQQLHDIMEQQKLELVSCGMDEDLVRKCICAAYFHQACRLKGIGEYVNLRTGTPCHLHPTSALFGMGYTPDYIVYHELVMTSKEYMQCVTAVEGSWLAEVGDKFYSINEGGASRIEKRRMAMAHKAAMEAEMDRAQQTLKIRAEEKQRREESSHRQQVYEIGTPRRAQTSARYGF